From a single Candoia aspera isolate rCanAsp1 chromosome 2, rCanAsp1.hap2, whole genome shotgun sequence genomic region:
- the CAPSL gene encoding calcyphosin-like protein isoform X2 produces MIGKWQSRLRKTLPKPPIQLRGCAFSAWREAQQASKAWAVTLLFFRVFHIMDDNNSRTLDFKEFLKGLQDYAVLIEREEAERLFKIFDKDGNGTIDFDEFLLTLRPPMSNARKEVIMQAFRKLDKTGDGVITIEDLRGVYNVKHHPKYQNGEWTEDQVFRTFLDNFDSPYDKDGQVTTDEFMNYYAGVSASIDTDVYFIVMMKNAWKI; encoded by the exons ATGATAGGGAAATGGCAATCCAGGCtaagaaaaaccttgccaaaaccACCGATCCAATTGAGAGGCTGCGCCTTCAGTGCCTGGCGAGAGGCTCAGCAGGCATCAAAGGCCTGGGCAG TCACCCTTCTTTTCTTCAGGGTTTTCCACATCATGGATGACAACAATAGCAGGACCCTTGACTTCAAAGAGTTCTTGAAAGGGCTCCAGGATTATGCTGTGCTGATCGAAAGAGAAGAAGCTGAAAGGCTTTTCAAAATCTTTGATAAAGATGGGAATGGAACAATTGACTTTGATGAATTTCTCCTAACATTAAGA CCTCCTATGTCTAATGCAAGGAAAGAAGTCATCATGCAAGCTTTTCGAAAGCTAGATAAGACAGGGGATGGTGTCATCACCATTGAAGATTTGCGAGGAGTCTACAATGTAAAACATCACCCCAAGTACCAAAATGGAGAATGGACTGAAGACCAAGTTTTTAGGACTTTCCTGGACAACTTTGATTCACCATATGATAAAGATGGACAG GTCACAACAGATGAATTCATGAACTATTATGCTGGTGTCAGCGCTTCAATAGATACTGATGTCTATTTCATTGTGATGATGAAAAATGCTTGGAAAATCTGA
- the CAPSL gene encoding calcyphosin-like protein isoform X1, whose amino-acid sequence MAGTARHDREMAIQAKKNLAKTTDPIERLRLQCLARGSAGIKGLGRVFHIMDDNNSRTLDFKEFLKGLQDYAVLIEREEAERLFKIFDKDGNGTIDFDEFLLTLRPPMSNARKEVIMQAFRKLDKTGDGVITIEDLRGVYNVKHHPKYQNGEWTEDQVFRTFLDNFDSPYDKDGQVTTDEFMNYYAGVSASIDTDVYFIVMMKNAWKI is encoded by the exons ATGGCGGGCACAGCACGACATGATAGGGAAATGGCAATCCAGGCtaagaaaaaccttgccaaaaccACCGATCCAATTGAGAGGCTGCGCCTTCAGTGCCTGGCGAGAGGCTCAGCAGGCATCAAAGGCCTGGGCAG GGTTTTCCACATCATGGATGACAACAATAGCAGGACCCTTGACTTCAAAGAGTTCTTGAAAGGGCTCCAGGATTATGCTGTGCTGATCGAAAGAGAAGAAGCTGAAAGGCTTTTCAAAATCTTTGATAAAGATGGGAATGGAACAATTGACTTTGATGAATTTCTCCTAACATTAAGA CCTCCTATGTCTAATGCAAGGAAAGAAGTCATCATGCAAGCTTTTCGAAAGCTAGATAAGACAGGGGATGGTGTCATCACCATTGAAGATTTGCGAGGAGTCTACAATGTAAAACATCACCCCAAGTACCAAAATGGAGAATGGACTGAAGACCAAGTTTTTAGGACTTTCCTGGACAACTTTGATTCACCATATGATAAAGATGGACAG GTCACAACAGATGAATTCATGAACTATTATGCTGGTGTCAGCGCTTCAATAGATACTGATGTCTATTTCATTGTGATGATGAAAAATGCTTGGAAAATCTGA